A window from Vicinamibacteria bacterium encodes these proteins:
- a CDS encoding ABC transporter ATP-binding protein: MTDENRPPSVLKTVSLRKVYRSGSLDVPALQGVDLDIRRGEFVAVMGPSGCGKTTLLQILGGLSRPTSGRVFVDGVDLGAISDGERTRLRCQKIGFVFQRFNLLPTLTVQGNIEIARQIFGGSTLGRREIGDLLEIVQVRHKLDYKPTELSVGEQQRVAIARALVNEPSIILADEPTGNLDSRNSEQVLRLLADLNREKQQTIVMITHNPQAAEMGNRVIEMLDGQIVSHGTAPELVEAPGRASSRLR, encoded by the coding sequence ATGACCGACGAAAACCGACCGCCGAGCGTCCTGAAGACGGTCTCCCTACGGAAGGTCTATCGCAGCGGGTCTCTCGACGTGCCCGCGCTCCAAGGCGTCGACCTGGACATTCGGCGCGGCGAGTTCGTTGCCGTCATGGGCCCGTCGGGATGTGGCAAGACGACTCTTCTCCAAATTCTCGGAGGGCTGTCCCGACCGACGTCGGGGCGGGTGTTCGTCGACGGCGTCGACCTCGGGGCGATCTCCGATGGAGAACGGACTCGGCTGCGCTGCCAGAAGATCGGCTTCGTCTTTCAACGATTCAATCTTCTGCCCACCCTGACGGTCCAGGGGAACATCGAGATCGCCCGGCAGATCTTCGGAGGTTCGACGCTCGGCCGCCGTGAGATCGGAGACCTCCTCGAAATCGTCCAAGTCCGTCACAAGCTCGACTACAAGCCGACGGAGTTATCGGTGGGTGAACAGCAGCGGGTTGCCATCGCTCGAGCTCTCGTCAACGAGCCGTCGATCATACTCGCCGACGAGCCAACGGGGAACCTCGACTCGCGCAACTCCGAGCAGGTGCTGCGCCTGTTGGCGGATCTGAATCGCGAGAAACAGCAGACGATCGTGATGATCACTCACAACCCGCAGGCCGCCGAGATGGGCAACCGCGTCATCGAGATGCTCGATGGTCAGATCGTCAGCCACGGTACCGCCCCCGAGTTGGTGGAGGCGCCCGGGCGCGCTTCGTCCCGGCTGCGGTAA
- a CDS encoding outer membrane lipoprotein carrier protein LolA, which translates to MTGLVAFALLIHPPSSADRLEEILEQMKTAGERLHTLTATFEQTDHDSILQESEVSQGRLYLKLPGRIRWEYEAPTKKVLVVKDDLVRLYNPVSRQVQEFDRSKGGSSGGADLLVGFGKSNSTIGKNYDVSLVSEDESTVALDLVPKPDSAASLFTRIELTLDKKSWTPIRSVFHEPNRDRTDIRFSRVELDVELPDSTFELDLPANVEVIRN; encoded by the coding sequence ATGACCGGTCTGGTTGCGTTCGCCTTACTGATTCATCCCCCTTCGTCCGCCGACAGGCTGGAGGAGATCCTCGAGCAGATGAAGACGGCGGGCGAGCGCCTCCATACGCTGACGGCGACGTTCGAGCAGACCGACCATGATTCCATTCTTCAGGAATCCGAGGTAAGCCAGGGTCGATTGTATTTGAAGCTCCCGGGACGTATCCGATGGGAGTACGAAGCTCCAACGAAAAAGGTCTTGGTGGTGAAAGACGACCTGGTGCGCCTCTACAACCCGGTCTCACGCCAGGTCCAGGAGTTCGACCGAAGCAAAGGAGGCAGCAGCGGCGGAGCCGACTTGCTCGTCGGGTTCGGCAAATCGAACTCCACGATTGGCAAGAACTACGACGTGAGCCTCGTCTCGGAAGACGAGAGCACGGTCGCTCTCGATCTCGTCCCCAAGCCCGACTCGGCGGCGTCGCTCTTCACTCGGATCGAGCTGACCCTGGACAAGAAGTCGTGGACTCCCATACGTTCCGTGTTCCACGAGCCCAATCGCGACCGCACCGATATTCGCTTCTCGCGCGTCGAGCTCGATGTCGAGCTGCCCGACTCGACCTTCGAGCTGGATCTGCCCGCAAACGTCGAAGTCATCCGAAACTAG
- the uvrC gene encoding excinuclease ABC subunit UvrC, protein MAAELRTKLEDLPKSSGVYLFKGAGGEILYVGKARSLRSRVRSYFQNARVDSPRLDRLVERIEDVDVVVTDTEREALVLENSLIKTHKPRFNVLLRDDKNHPYLKLTLNETYPRLYVVRQPAKDGDCYSGPYVPASLARKTANLVHRLFGVRNCTEKLDGKRARPCLQYQINRCVAPCVDTIISLDEYRRAVDDARLFLEGKNDDLIASLRVKMYEAADRERFEEAARLRDNLRTLEELSIRQKMAGVRGDESDVFGFFREGNQAVLQVFSVRSGKVVDRDSFLLEDLDAHDDASLVEGSLRQYYELGRFLPSTIHVPVDFPERALVSELLSGQKGSKVEVLVPRRGAKKRMVDLVSKNARLSYDLDFREEGRQVFVRLEKLAEVLGMSERPERIEGFDISNIQASEIVASMVVFERGQPKRSDYRKYKIRGLEHRKPDDFASMREVVLRRYRRVLEEGADLPDLVLIDGGKGQLGAALSALEELGLSHLPTVSLAKKEEWVFRPGHSQPLVLDRHSPALQLLQRVRDEAHRFAVTFHRQQRKARDFSSSLESVPGIGPKKRRRLLTRFKSVKGIKAAELAELKEVLGQKLGEKVYRHVREMM, encoded by the coding sequence ATGGCCGCGGAGCTGCGGACCAAGCTCGAAGACCTCCCGAAATCCTCGGGAGTCTATCTCTTCAAAGGAGCGGGCGGAGAAATCCTCTACGTAGGAAAGGCCCGTTCCCTTCGAAGCCGCGTCCGCTCCTACTTTCAGAACGCCCGGGTCGACAGTCCGAGGCTCGATCGCCTCGTCGAGCGCATCGAAGACGTCGATGTGGTCGTGACCGACACCGAGCGTGAGGCCCTGGTTCTCGAGAACAGCCTCATCAAGACCCACAAGCCCCGTTTCAACGTTCTGCTCCGGGACGACAAGAACCACCCGTACCTCAAGCTCACGCTCAACGAGACCTACCCTCGCCTCTACGTGGTGCGCCAACCGGCGAAAGACGGCGATTGCTACTCCGGACCGTACGTGCCCGCGAGCCTCGCCCGCAAGACGGCCAATCTCGTCCACCGGCTGTTCGGCGTCCGGAATTGCACCGAGAAGCTCGACGGGAAGCGTGCGCGGCCGTGCTTGCAGTACCAGATCAACCGCTGCGTGGCCCCCTGTGTCGACACCATCATCTCCCTCGACGAATATCGGCGGGCGGTGGACGACGCCCGGCTCTTTCTCGAGGGTAAGAACGACGATCTCATCGCCTCCCTGAGAGTGAAGATGTACGAGGCCGCGGACCGGGAGCGATTCGAGGAGGCGGCTCGACTGCGGGACAACCTGCGCACCCTCGAGGAATTGTCCATTCGACAGAAGATGGCGGGCGTTCGCGGCGATGAAAGCGACGTATTCGGCTTCTTTCGCGAGGGCAACCAGGCCGTCTTGCAGGTGTTCTCCGTTCGATCGGGCAAAGTCGTCGATCGAGACAGTTTTCTGTTGGAAGACCTGGATGCCCACGATGACGCCTCGCTGGTGGAGGGGTCCCTGCGACAGTACTACGAGCTCGGCCGGTTTCTACCTTCCACGATTCACGTTCCCGTGGACTTCCCCGAACGGGCGCTCGTCTCCGAGCTTCTCAGCGGACAGAAGGGCTCGAAGGTCGAGGTGCTGGTTCCGAGGCGGGGAGCGAAAAAACGCATGGTGGATCTCGTCTCGAAGAACGCTCGACTCTCTTACGATCTTGATTTTCGCGAGGAGGGCCGCCAGGTGTTCGTCCGCCTCGAGAAGCTCGCCGAGGTGCTCGGGATGTCGGAGCGGCCCGAGCGCATCGAAGGTTTCGATATCTCGAACATCCAGGCGAGCGAGATCGTCGCCTCCATGGTCGTCTTCGAGCGCGGGCAGCCCAAGAGGAGCGACTACCGAAAGTACAAGATTCGAGGGCTCGAGCACCGCAAGCCGGATGATTTCGCCTCCATGCGAGAAGTGGTTCTCAGGCGCTACCGCCGGGTGCTCGAAGAGGGAGCGGATCTCCCCGACCTCGTTCTGATCGATGGCGGCAAAGGCCAGCTGGGTGCGGCGCTCTCCGCGCTCGAGGAGCTCGGGCTGTCGCACTTGCCGACGGTCAGCCTTGCCAAGAAGGAGGAGTGGGTCTTCCGGCCCGGCCATTCTCAGCCGCTCGTCCTCGACCGTCACTCGCCCGCTCTCCAGCTCCTCCAGCGCGTGCGTGACGAGGCCCATCGGTTCGCGGTGACCTTTCATCGCCAGCAGCGAAAGGCGCGCGACTTCTCCTCCTCGCTCGAGTCCGTTCCCGGCATCGGTCCCAAGAAGCGGCGAAGGCTCCTAACGCGGTTCAAGAGCGTGAAGGGAATCAAAGCCGCGGAGCTCGCCGAGCTTAAGGAAGTGCTCGGCCAAAAGCTCGGCGAAAAGGTGTACCGTCACGTGCGGGAGATGATGTGA